In Coccidioides posadasii str. Silveira chromosome 4, complete sequence, one genomic interval encodes:
- a CDS encoding uncharacterized protein (antiSMASH:Cluster_4.3~EggNog:ENOG410PNEG~COG:Q) has product MWRVPTDIPQVAVPNGLKLAEVTMDTPLDEVFKHWKESGAVILKNILTPAEASQITTELESCLDSIQRGSLVPHPDLSAFHGPKTKRAGDLINHSATFREQILENDFIHAICKRCFSEGGHNGDYWLSTASTLNASGPQPPQVLHRDLTSYPPYAQLGPEGTEAKISFLFAFSDFREDNGATRIIPEATNGPSTSAAI; this is encoded by the coding sequence ATGTGGCGAGTTCCCACGGATATTCCCCAAGTCGCTGTCCCCAATGGGCTTAAACTTGCGGAAGTGACAATGGACACACCGTTGGATGAAGTATTCAAGCATTGGAAGGAAAGCGGCGCAGTCATCCTGAAAAATATACTTACCCCAGCGGAAGCGAGCCAGATCACGACCGAACTGGAATCGTGCCTCGACTCTATCCAAAGAGGCTCATTAGTTCCCCATCCCGACCTCTCAGCCTTCCACGGCCCCAAAACCAAGCGAGCGGGTGATCTTATTAACCACAGCGCCACCTTCCGAGAGCAGATTCTTGAAAATGACTTTATTCACGCCATCTGCAAGCGATGCTTCAGCGAAGGCGGGCATAATGGAGACTACTGGCTCTCAACAGCCTCGACTCTCAATGCGTCAGGACCACAGCCGCCGCAGGTGTTGCATCGCGATTTGACGTCCTATCCACCATACGCCCAGCTCGGACCCGAGGGCACAGAGGCTAAGATCAGCTTCCTCTTTGCGTTTTCCGACTTTAGGGAAGACAACGGCGCAACGCGAATCATCCCGGAAGCAACAAATGGCCCTTCCACCAGCGCGGCAATATGA
- a CDS encoding uncharacterized protein (antiSMASH:Cluster_4.3~SMCOG1005:Drug resistance transporter, EmrB/QacA~EggNog:ENOG410PIXT~COG:G~TransMembrane:12 (i18-35o41-63i75-99o105-125i145-165o171-193i214-233o245-265i277-297o303-325i345-363o422-440i)) — protein sequence MQLVWASISNAFGRKPPLYVSIALFFIGSIIFAVAQNMSTIIAGRVLQGLGGGGIDVLVQVILADMTTLEERSKYLGLMSIPTAIGIIMGPIIGALFATYATWRWIGWVNLPFLGIGTPLVFFFLKLRPVPLDATLSRNLNRLDWIGMALVVVGITIFVVPLSWAGSLFPWVSWQTLLPMFLGVAVLVVFILYEARPAAPIIPHRLFHSKTGNVMLVGGFIHGMVLVSLLQYLPLLYQAVELETAILSAVSLLPTVVVSVVFAAISMMMVPFFGGYVWLLQLSWAILTLGTGLLALFDVGSSSAMLYGLPILWGQGVVLLCLNILPMQASVKNVDDTGSAIGQFLTIRMFGGLIGLTISSAIFNNVFAKSISDTTVQLTGALVPLKDVSNAVNFIDKLRSLEVSLTTLHQVLRVYLKCFQTIFYTMTGLSGLGLMTSVFLDDIELKGQNLGSQRFEE from the coding sequence ATGCAACTGGTTTGGGCCAGTATCTCCAACGCGTTCGGTCGAAAGCCCCCTCTCTATGTATCCATAGCATTGTTCTTTATCGGTTCCATCATTTTTGCTGTTGCACAAAATATGAGCACCATTATTGCTGGACGGGTCCTTCAAGGCCTCGGTGGTGGAGGAATTGACGTTCTGGTTCAGGTGATTCTTGCGGATATGACGACACTGGAGGAACGTTCAAAATATCTTGGCTTGATGTCCATTCCTACCGCCATTGGCATTATCATGGGGCCCATTATTGGCGCGCTTTTTGCTACATATGCTACCTGGAGATGGATTGGATGGGTCAACCTGCCATTTCTAGGAATCGGGACACCTTTGgtgttcttcttcctcaAGCTTCGACCCGTCCCGCTCGATGCTACGCTCTCCAGGAACTTGAACCGCCTCGACTGGATTGGTATGGCGCTCGTTGTTGTTGGAATCACGATTTTTGTTGTACCACTCAGTTGGGCGGGCTCTTTATTTCCATGGGTCTCCTGGCAAACTCTCCTTCCAATGTTCTTGGGAGTTGCAGTGCTTGTTGTCTTTATCCTCTACGAGGCAAGGCCTGCGGCGCCCATCATTCCCCATCGACTCTTCCACTCAAAGACCGGAAATGTGATGCTGGTAGGAGGCTTCATCCATGGCATGGTTCTGGTCTCCCTTTTACAATACTTGCCCTTGCTCTACCAAGCCGTGGAGCTCGAGACCGCAATCTTATCTGCTGTCTCCCTGCTGCCCACTGTCGTTGTCAGTGTGGTATTCGCGGCCATCTCAATGATGATGGTCCCCTTTTTCGGAGGATATGTATGGCTTCTACAACTTTCATGGGCCATCCTTACGCTGGGAACCGGCTTGTTGGCCCTCTTTGATGTGGGGTCCTCGTCAGCCATGCTGTACGGGCTTCCAATTCTCTGGGGGCAGGGCGTTGTGTTACTATGTCTCAATATTCTCCCCATGCAAGCGAGTGTCAAGAATGTCGACGACACAGGCTCAGCTATCGGGCAGTTTCTCACCATTCGCATGTTTGGAGGTCTTATCGGCCTCACAATCTCTTCAGCAATTTTCAACAATGTTTTCGCAAAGTCAATCTCTGATACTACAGTCCAGTTGACGGGAGCCTTAGTACCTCTGAAAGATGTCTCCAATGCTGTGAACTTCATTGACAAGTTGAGATCATTAGAAGTCTCTCTTACAACACTGCATCAGGTTTTGAGAGTCTATCTGAAGTGCTTCCAGACGATTTTTTATACAATGACCGGCCTGAGTGGACTGGGATTGATGACTTCAGTGTTCCTGGATGACATTGAGCTGAAGGGGCAGAACCTTGGGAGTCAGCGCTTTGAGGAATAG
- a CDS encoding uncharacterized protein (antiSMASH:Cluster_4.3~EggNog:ENOG410PHWM~COG:Q~TransMembrane:2 (i151-169o284-303i)) yields the protein MKQDLIGKTVFVTGGSGGLGKAISKQLAARGAHITLFSRRSAPLEETKEEILATCPNRNQDINTVTINMGDAQMVDEAFKRQPRPADILYCVAGGNHGQNGFFVDITAKDLEDCMRNNYYSAAYAAKSMLDIWIADDASVRKPTRQRHRRIIFINSAAAFLGLPGSIAYTTAKCAVRALADTLRIELLRNDCAASTYSIHIAFPGDFVSPGFMKEQQTKVALNKTIQGLNHPIEQLKAKFPSSDKVASLIIHAVDRGDFIICEDSMAASVLFANMQGPSPKRGWGVFDALLSPVMNLFVMPYLRWKWEGLTRKDGEKLQRSRE from the exons atgaaacAAGATCTGATTGGCAAG ACCGTGTTCGTGACTGGGGGGTCTGGGGGATTGGGAAAAGCCATCTCCAAACAGCTGGCCGCGCGTG GTGCTCACATTACCCTTTTCTCCCGCCGTTCGGCTCCACTAGAGGAAACGAAGGAGGAAATCCTTGCGACATGTCCGAACAGAAACCAAGATATCAACACCGTCACTATCAACATGGGTGATGCCCAGATG GTCGATGAGGCATTCAAGAGGCAGCCTCGGCCCGCAGATATTTTGTACTGTGTGGCCGGTGGCAACCATGGCCAAAACGGCTTCTTTGTTGATATCACTGCAAAGGACCTCGAAGATTGCATGCGGAATAACTACTATTCCGCCGCATACGCCGCAAAATCCATGCTGGATATCTGGATCGCCGATGATGCATCAGTACGCAAACCAACCCGCCAGAGGCACCGGCggatcatcttcatcaacagTGCTGCTGCATTCTTAGGGTTACCGGGCTCAATTGCCTACACAA CGGCCAAGTGCGCCGTGCGTGCCCTGGCGGACACACTCCGGATAGAACTGCTCCGCAACGACTGCGCGGCATCAACCTACTCAATCCACATCGCGTTCCCAGGCGACTTCGTCTCGCCAGGCTTCATGAAGGAGCAGCAAACGAAAGTAGCCCTTAACAAGACAATTCAGGGGCTGAACCACCCGATCGAGCAGCTCAAGGCCAAGTTCCCGTCATCGGACAAGGTCGCGAGTCTGATCATCCATGCAGTTGACAGAGGCGACTTTATTATCTGCGAGGACTCGATGGCGGCGTCTGTCTTGTTTGCTAATATGCAGGGGCCGTCGCCCAAGAGAGGTTGGGGCGTGTTTGATGCGTTGCTTTCGCCGGTTATGAATTTGTTTGTGATGCCGTATCTAAGATGGAAGTGGGAGGGTTTGACGAGGAAGGACGGCGAGAAACTTCAGAGGTCAAGAGAATGA
- a CDS encoding uncharacterized protein (EggNog:ENOG410Q5GG), whose protein sequence is MSEEFLQSRHEHLSVPLAIQPKKSKSIKGSITAPNPASDSSDGRNKSWEWGNKQLAVVLSPPQPPPVKRQTRARKRKSAEGGGQHPKTTCEQKKTSLQCSALTHSFGACKNRATIVPASHGLPICWIHQKLGQTVASCQAALGGNHKCLKKIPWSERRQLCSEHADFPLPCYILRLPTELRQQIFSYILDDYQSQYVQFYTYYSFLKMARLNRQIFEEASDILYRNFVCKIYLHHEGIYILQRKCLSVRPGSWQRFKQFRFTMDIYRRGKHDETLSNARLIAAQLHGANIKLHISVASFGSHLLDIHNTYNVLPLYLDAFQHLRRVREARVTIHPDPSVKLKELEERAGLSEETMAISLRWRRLYKEWIEVLEGF, encoded by the coding sequence ATGTCTGAAGAATTCCTTCAATCCCGCCATGAACACCTCAGTGTTCCGCTTGCCATCCAGCCCAAGAAGTCCAAATCCATCAAAGGCTCAATCACCGCCCCCAACCCAGCGTCAGACAGCTCCGATGGAAGGAACAAAAGTTGGGAATGGGGAAACAAGCAACTTGCAGTGGTCTTGTCTCCGCCACAACCACCTCCAGTCAAACGTCAAACACGGGCACGCAAGAGAAAGTCAGCTGAAGGAGGCGGGCAACACCCAAAGACCACCTGTGAACAAAAGAAAACGTCTCTTCAGTGCTCAGCCCTGACACATTCCTTCGGTGCGTGCAAAAATCGGGCCACTATTGTACCAGCGTCCCACGGACTCCCGATCTGCTGGATTCACCAAAAACTCGGACAGACTGTAGCCTCTTGTCAGGCAGCGCTTGGAGGCAACCACAAATGCCTCAAAAAGATTCCCTGGTCCGAAAGACGACAACTCTGTTCTGAACACGCGGATTTTCCACTGCCATGCTACATACTGCGTCTACCGACTGAACTTCGTCAGCAGATCTTTTCATATATTCTTGATGACTATCAGAGCCAATATGTTCAATTCTACACATATTACAGTTTTCTGAAAATGGCGCGACTGAATCGTCAAATCTTCGAGGAAGCAAGTGATATACTCTACCGAAACTTTGTATGCAAGATCTATTTACACCATGAAGGAATATACATCTTGCAAAGAAAATGCCTCTCAGTGCGACCTGGTTCCTGGCAGCGTTTCAAACAATTCCGTTTCACGATGGATATATATAGGCGTGGAAAGCACGACGAAACCCTCAGCAACGCTAGGCTTATTGCAGCACAACTCCATGGTGCCAATATTAAGCTCCATATTTCAGTTGCATCATTCGGCAGTCACCTTCTAGACATTCATAACACTTATAACGTCTTACCCTTGTACTTGGATGCATTTCAGCATTTACGGAGAGTGCGGGAAGCCCGAGTGACAATACATCCCGATCCTTCTGTGAAATTGAAGGAACTCGAAGAGCGGGCGGGATTGTCAGAGGAGACCATGGCCATTTCATTGAGGTGGAGAAGACTCTACAAAGAATGGATTGAAGTGCTGGAGGGCTTCTGA
- a CDS encoding uncharacterized protein (EggNog:ENOG410PFPF~COG:T) — MLPSLLHFIPRFGRWKPLSFSNSNFPRIPLAQKIEEETIPGYVAARYYPVRIGEVFNERYQVVGKLGYGATSTVWLARDMNRCNYVTLKIFITSTSMSQQLDGELNMYKRLERGSKSHPGRKAVRMLLDSFDVNGPTDKHRCLVHPPLWESVLTFLRRNPIHRLPVPVMATVLKYLLLALDYLHSECKIIHGDIKSDNIMLGIADDSVFTHFEESELQTPCPRKELDDGRIIYESRQLTMPKNFAPPVLCDFGSAMPGDVDEHLEDIQPNFYRAPEVILEIPWSYSVDIWNAGCVAWDMFEGEFLFTGHDPELQTYRSRAHLAEMIGLLGPPPPNLLAQGRLTSKFFSEEGEFCAGIPLQDPVPLEERETALKEQQEDREKFLCLMRKMVQWEPGKRSSAKELVQDEWIRAHS, encoded by the exons ATGCTTCCCTCGCTTTTACATTTCATACCCCGGTTCGGACGATGGAAGCCCCTAAGCTTTTCCAATTCGAACTTTCCCCGGATACCACTGGCTCAAAAAATCGAAGAAGAGACAATCCCAGGTTACGTCGCCGCGCGGTACTATCCCGTTCGCATTGGGGAGGTCTTCAATGAGAGATACCAAGTCGTTGGTAAACTCGGATATGGAGCAACTTCGACAGTGTGGCTTGCGCGGGACATGAA CCGCTGCAATTATGTTACCCTCAAGATATTCATTACATCTACATCCATGAGCCAGCAATTGGATGGCGAGCTCAATATGTACAAACGCCTGGAGCGAGGCTCGAAATCTCATCCTGGTCGCAAAGCTGTGCGGATGCTTCTCGACTCTTTTGATGTTAATGGGCCCACGGATAAACACAGATGCCTTGTACATCCTCCCCTATGGGAGAGCGTCTTGACCTTTCTTCGCCGCAACCCAATTCACAGGCTACCCGTTCCAGTCATGGCAACTGTACTAAAGTATCTCCTTCTAGCACTGGACTATTTGCATTCCGAATGCAAGATTATCCACGGTGACATCAAATCCGATAACATCATGCTCGGCATTGCTGATGATTCGGTTTTCACCCATTTTGAGGAAAGCGAGCTTCAAACACCCTGTCCACGGAAAGAACTAGATGATGGTCGCATCATCTACGAGTCCCGCCAACTCACAATGCCAAAGAACTTTGCCCCCCCTGTGTTATGCGATTTTGGGTCAGCCATGCCTGGAGATGTTGATGAGCATTTGGAAGATATCCAACCAAACTTCTATCGAGCGCCAGAGGTGATCCTCGAGATTCCATGGTCATACAGCGTTGATATATGGAACGCAGGCTGTGTGGCGTGGGATATGTTCGAAGGCGAGTTTCTGTTTACTGGACATGATCCGGAACTCCAGACCTACCGAAGTAGAGCACATCTAGCTGAGATGATTGGTCTTCTTGGGCCACCGCCGCCTAACCTCCTTGCTCAGGGTAGGCTGACGAGCAAATTCTTTTCAGAGGAAG GCGAATTTTGTGCCGGAATTCCTTTGCAAGATCCAGTTCCACtcgaagagagagaaactgCTCTCAAGGAACAACAGGAGGACAGGGAGAAGTTTCTGTGTCTGATGCGGAAAATGGTGCAGTGGGAACCGGGCAAGCGAAGCTCTGCGAAGGAACTTGTGCAAGATGAATGGATCCGTGCGCATTcatga
- a CDS encoding uncharacterized protein (EggNog:ENOG410PYM4), with the protein MARAFSSTARTLVRWLGYDKELLTPEFRQAVDHYAANGAVKKVGEIESIEILHRNDSSSPIHRSHYNPKEKS; encoded by the exons ATGGCCCGTGCATTCTCTTCAACCGCTCGGACCCTTGTGAGATGGTTGGGCTATGATAAGGAGCTTCTCACGCCGGAGTTCCGGCAGGCGGTAGATCATTATGCGGCCAATGGTGCCGTCAAG AAAGTCGGCGAAATCGAATCTATCGAGATTTT GCACCGCAACGACAGCAGTAGCCCTATCCATCGATCTCATTACAACCCTAAAGAAAAGAGCTGA
- a CDS encoding uncharacterized protein (EggNog:ENOG410PWBG~COG:T), whose translation MLHGEDDVQYNWINGAESLEKYKLRGYHPIMIGDMLHKRYRIVDKLGFGGYSTVWLAKDTRLNHYVAVKVGIANSLPHESKILRALLVPQPSSLSTHPGRKSIPLPLDEFELRGPNGTHPCYTMTPARCNLREVSFSRLFPLEVTRALSAGLTLAIAYMHSQGYVHGDIHLRNVLVKLPSSFDQLPIEQLYETYGKPQAVPVTRCDGKPLPPNVPATAVIPHHLGKDAEEFSLSDAEVLLSDFGEAFSPALNVRLGESCHTPLAMRPPEARFEPQSPLSFSADIWSLATTIWEILGMKAIFSTGGSGGTNGASSSTRMDTQEDRDVWPPIDEAFEEGIQRYRRKRGMGVFEVDETAAILDLMRRMLAFRPEQRPTAEEILKSEWMVKWALPALTAAR comes from the exons ATGCTACATGGCGAAGATGACGTCCAATACAACTGGATCAATGGTGCGGAATCGCTTGAAAAATACAAGCTCAGGGGTTATCATCCTATTATGATTGGGGATATGCTACATAAGCGATACCGCATCGTGGATAAGCTTGGTTTTGGAGGCTATTCAACGGTTTGGCTAGCTAAAGACACTCGGTTGAATCACTATGTTGCTGTCAAAGTTGGGATTGCGAACTCGCTTCCGCATGAGTCGAAAATTCTCCGGGCCCTCTTGGTACCACAACCATCGTCTTTGTCCACACACCCAGGACGCAAGTCAATACCATTGCCCCTTGATGAATTCGAGCTACGCGGCCCCAATGGGACTCATCCATGCTACACAATGACTCCTGCGAGATGCAATCTTAGAGAGGTCTCTTTCAGCCGCCTGTTTCCTCTTGAAGTTACACGTGCACTATCAGCTGGCCTCACACTAGCTATTGCATATATGCATTCACAAGGCTATGTTCATGGAG ACATCCATCTTCGCAATGTCTTGGTTAAACTACCTTCGAGCTTTGATCAGCTTCCCATCGAGCAGCTATATGAAACATATGGCAAACCGCAGGCAGTCCCAGTCACACGGTGCGATGGAAAACCGCTTCCACCCAATGTCCCAGCAACTGCTGTTATACCACACCACCTTGGTAAAGATGCAGAAGAATTCTCATTGTCTGATGCTGAGGTGCTTCTTAGCGACTTTGGTGAAGCCTTTTCGCCAGCCTTGAATGTCCGCCTTGGGGAAAGTTGCCATACACCATTAGCTATGCGGCCTCCGGAAGCACGATTTGAACCACAGTCTCCACTATCATTTTCAGCAGATATCTGGAGTCTGGCCACAACAATTTGGGAAATTCTTGGCATGAAGGCGATTTTCAGTA CTGGTGGGAGCGGTGGGACGAACGGGGCCAGTTCTTCAACCAGGATGGACACCCAAGAAGACCGGGATGTGTGGCCTCCAATTGATGAAGCATTCGAGGAAGGCATACAAAGATATCGACGAAAGCGTGGAATGGGCGTGTTTGAAGTAGATGAAACGGCTGCTATCCTTGATTTGATGCGCCGAATGTTGGCATTCCGGCCGGAACAGCGACCGACAGCTGAGGAAATCCTCAAGTCAGAGTGGATGGTTAAGTGGGCATTGCCTGCACTCACAGCTGCGAGATGA
- a CDS encoding uncharacterized protein (EggNog:ENOG410PXU7) → MAAPGGVNFVRFFFYAGNTMSASRKKALVALAYATARDQKLAPKAILIRSDVHDTTTVAGKHVKDTKGWHGTFAFKDDNQVEREFHVASHGYTNSKEDFSLKEATHTPEKEDSTSRGGAGSGKVVWPAEHLLEEYVDSPIGYSHLPEQN, encoded by the exons ATGGCAGCACCAGGGGGGGTGAACTTTGTCAGATTCTTTTTCTACGCCGGCAACACGATGAGTGCGAGCCGAAAGAAGGCTCTTGTTGCCCTTGCCTATGCGACAGCTCGAGACCAAAAGCTGGCTCCTAAGGCGATTCTCATTCG ATCTGACGTGCATGATACTACCACGGTCGCAGGCAAGCATGTCAAAGATACCAAAGGTTGGCATGGCACCTTTGCCTTCAAAGACGACAACCAGGTGGAGCGGGAATTCCATGTGGCATCGCATGGGTATACGAACAGCAAGGAGGATTTCAGCCTCAAGGAGGCAACACATACCCCAGAAAAGGAGGATAGCACTTCACGGGGCGGGGCTGGATCTGGGAAGGTTGTTTGGCCTGCAGAGCATCTTCTTGAGGAATATGTGGACAGTCCTATTGGTTACTCGCACCTTCCAGAGCAGAATTAA
- a CDS encoding uncharacterized protein (EggNog:ENOG410Q58G) produces MVCNILPMGQVILQVDILRRGNDLGQDHNNEGQLILDSPADPFTPDSAGPLEPLVSAEHLSPASPPKPPLSGLDKHPDEEAYQELPHGSQEASTTIEAETNARVGRANSARSPSVVRRIEPERPKDVTGATPRAEGQATSFSGWARPPSSCHAVPAADQGESDTGSQHDPSDYSDDDYAANSSDASDSVKKPVSKRRKISSWSTVTTSCPSSSRHRSQPQIARAVKDRGRPKSKSQNMQLTNVSSPNIAAQTESCRWLSPEDISALVSAFTQKLLEYRRDPSPGPAPSADDEEAMTDTQSTSDSELRGKLGTKPSWWTRHDEERLIKMKAQGWRW; encoded by the exons ATGGTGTGCAACATTCTTCCAATGGGACAAGTGATCCTACAGGTGG ACATCTTAAGGAGAGGCAATGACCTGGGCCAGGATCACAATAATGAGGGTCAACTGATTCTAGATTCACCAGCGGACCCTTTCACTCCCGACTCTGCCGGCCCACTGGAACCACTTGTCAGTGCTGAACATCTGAGCCCTGCGTCGCCTCCGAAGCCGCCCTTGTCAGGGTTGGACAAGCACCCGGATGAAGAAGCATATCAAGAGCTACCACATGGAAGCCAAG AAGCGTCCACCACGATCGAAGCAGAGACCAATGCCAGGGTTGGGCGTGCAAATTCCGCTCGTTCCCCGTCAGTGGTCCGCCGCATCGAACCAGAGCGACCGAAAGATGTGACTGGTGCAACTCCAC GGGCCGAGGGACAAGCGACGTCGTTCTCAGGCTGGGCCAGACCGCCATCCTCATGTCATGCCGTGCCGGCTGCTGACCAAGGCGAGAGTGATACAGGCAGCCAGCACGATCCCTCTGACTACTCGGACGACGATTACGCTGCGAATAGCAGTGACGCCAGTGATTCAGTGAAAAAGCCGGTGTCAAAGCGGCGCAAGATCAGCTCGTGGTCAACAGTTACCACATCATGTCCATCTTCGTCTCGGCATCGGTCTCAGCCTCAGATCGCACGAGCCGTCAAGGATCGTGGGAGGCCCAAGTCAAAGTCTCAGAACATGCAGCTAACCAATGTATCGTCACCCAATATTGCCGCGCAGACTGAGAGCTGTCGATGGTTATCCCCCGAAGACATTTCAGCCCTGGTGTCCGCCTTCACACAGAAGCTTCTTGAATACCGTAGGGATCCGTCACCGGGCCCAGCACCCTCCGCGGATGACGAGGAAGCAATGACAGATACCCAGAGCACGAGTGACAGTGAACTGCGTGGGAAACTGGGCACGAAACCATCTTGGTGGACCCGGCATGATGAAGAGCGTCTTATCAAAATGAAGGCGCAGGGTTGGCGTTGGTGA